Proteins found in one Nostoc sp. NIES-3756 genomic segment:
- a CDS encoding putative bifunctional diguanylate cyclase/phosphodiesterase has protein sequence MQLNQKLYLYSALDNFRFLNKSYTAKIMSVAFLGTHIPLLTLLFSFVISNSYSWEMTIRVLIIALIATLAGTAATLYALHHLLIPVNLTSASLRDYLNKKTLPSLPTEFADEAGTLMADTSQSIYKLNELIDYISNYDELTGLPNRELLRERVNQIITKAQHNQNMVAVMVLGIDDFTEMSHVIEREQANLLLRAVAQRLTSCVAQTDILAHLNTDEFAIARLEIPSFESIVKLSQLVLSTINKPFLIQGNQIRITASIGITINQPESILDLDQLLQQAHIALFQAKQQGRSQYQFYSPEINAQLQERLALENELHGALERKEIVVYYQPIINLQTGEMAAVEALVRWQHPTRGLVSPAKFIPIAEANGLIVKIGEYVLRTACIQNRAWQLAGLPPMRMSVNLSARQFEQPNLVELVSQIMQESDLHSSYLELEVTESFLMADIHHSTKILKQLRELGVWLALDDFGTGYSSLNYLKRFPVNMLKIDRSFVQDVASNPDSAAVTDAIIALANSLQLKITAEGIETQEQLNYLQKRGCQEGQGYYFGVPVPAEKITEALQRREAIAA, from the coding sequence ATGCAGTTGAATCAGAAGCTCTATTTATACTCGGCTCTAGATAATTTCAGATTTCTCAATAAAAGTTACACTGCCAAAATAATGTCGGTGGCTTTTTTAGGTACTCATATTCCACTTTTAACTTTACTTTTTAGTTTTGTTATCTCTAATTCATACTCTTGGGAGATGACAATTAGAGTATTAATTATTGCTTTAATTGCTACTTTAGCAGGTACAGCCGCTACCCTTTATGCGCTGCATCATCTGCTCATACCAGTTAATTTAACATCTGCCTCACTAAGAGACTATCTCAACAAAAAAACCCTACCCAGTTTGCCTACAGAGTTTGCAGATGAAGCAGGTACGCTAATGGCCGATACATCGCAAAGTATCTACAAATTAAACGAGTTGATTGACTACATCAGCAATTATGACGAACTCACAGGTTTACCCAATCGAGAGTTGTTACGGGAACGTGTTAATCAGATTATTACCAAAGCGCAGCACAACCAAAACATGGTAGCTGTGATGGTGTTGGGAATTGATGATTTTACGGAAATGAGTCATGTAATAGAACGTGAGCAAGCCAATTTATTATTAAGAGCAGTAGCCCAACGTTTAACAAGTTGTGTTGCTCAGACTGATATTTTAGCCCATTTGAATACAGATGAATTTGCGATCGCTCGTTTAGAAATTCCTTCCTTTGAAAGTATCGTCAAGCTATCGCAACTAGTATTAAGTACAATAAATAAACCTTTCCTGATTCAAGGAAATCAAATTCGGATCACAGCTAGTATCGGCATTACAATTAATCAACCAGAGAGTATTCTTGATTTAGACCAGTTATTGCAACAAGCACATATAGCTTTGTTTCAAGCCAAGCAACAAGGACGTAGCCAATACCAATTTTATTCACCAGAAATTAACGCTCAACTGCAAGAACGATTGGCTTTAGAGAATGAACTACATGGGGCATTAGAACGCAAAGAAATTGTAGTTTATTATCAACCTATAATTAATCTCCAGACTGGAGAAATGGCAGCTGTTGAAGCCTTAGTACGCTGGCAACATCCCACCAGAGGTTTAGTATCTCCTGCCAAGTTTATTCCTATTGCTGAAGCTAATGGATTAATTGTAAAAATTGGTGAATATGTATTACGAACTGCTTGTATACAAAATCGTGCTTGGCAACTTGCAGGACTTCCACCCATGCGGATGTCGGTAAACTTATCAGCTAGACAGTTTGAACAGCCAAATTTGGTAGAACTTGTCAGTCAAATTATGCAGGAAAGTGATTTACATTCATCATATTTAGAATTGGAAGTCACCGAAAGCTTTTTAATGGCAGACATTCACCACTCCACAAAAATTCTCAAACAATTACGAGAATTAGGCGTATGGCTAGCTTTAGATGACTTCGGTACAGGTTATTCTTCCCTTAACTATCTCAAACGCTTCCCTGTGAATATGCTAAAAATTGATCGGTCATTTGTGCAGGATGTAGCGTCTAACCCTGATAGTGCGGCTGTAACTGATGCCATAATTGCTTTAGCGAATAGCCTGCAATTAAAGATTACAGCCGAAGGTATAGAAACTCAAGAACAACTTAATTATCTACAAAAACGTGGTTGTCAGGAAGGTCAAGGATATTACTTTGGTGTTCCTGTTCCCGCCGAGAAAATCACAGAAGCCTTGCAACGAAGAGAAGCCATTGCAGCCTAA
- a CDS encoding inorganic phosphate transporter, translated as MLLISLFIATLFLAYVNGANDNFKGVATLFGSRTTSYQTAILWATFTTFAGSLAATYLGRTIVTQFTGKGILPDAIANAPEFHLAVAIASALTVLIATIFGFPISTYQSLIGALFGAALVAHGFKVNFAILGVSFILPIFLSSIIAIPLSAGTYSLIDYIKNRLHWQANQTIMNILHYTSAGIFSFTRGFNDTAKIASLILIIDYFSVAGAMITIAMAMGLGGLLNSQKVAETMSTKITSMNRTQGLSANIITSILVILASIYNLPISTTQVSVDSIFGVGIVGGKANNLVFAQILLAWIFTLPVATIIGGITFRLLQG; from the coding sequence ATGTTGTTAATTAGTCTATTTATTGCTACCCTGTTCCTGGCGTATGTCAATGGAGCTAATGATAATTTTAAGGGTGTAGCTACGCTGTTTGGTAGTCGGACAACTAGCTATCAAACGGCGATTTTGTGGGCGACTTTCACGACTTTTGCAGGTTCGTTAGCTGCTACTTATTTAGGCAGGACGATAGTTACACAATTTACTGGTAAAGGTATATTACCAGATGCGATCGCCAATGCTCCAGAGTTCCATTTAGCAGTAGCGATCGCCTCTGCATTAACTGTACTGATTGCTACTATTTTCGGATTTCCTATCTCTACATATCAGAGCTTAATAGGTGCGCTGTTTGGTGCTGCATTAGTAGCTCATGGATTTAAAGTCAATTTCGCTATTTTAGGCGTTAGTTTTATCTTACCAATATTTTTAAGCTCTATTATTGCTATTCCTTTAAGTGCAGGAACTTATAGTTTAATTGATTACATCAAAAATCGCTTACACTGGCAAGCAAACCAGACAATTATGAATATATTACACTATACAAGTGCTGGTATATTCAGTTTTACTAGAGGCTTTAATGATACTGCTAAAATTGCTTCTTTAATTTTAATTATTGATTATTTTTCTGTAGCTGGGGCAATGATTACCATAGCGATGGCTATGGGACTTGGTGGTTTACTCAACTCTCAAAAAGTTGCCGAAACCATGAGTACAAAAATCACATCTATGAATCGGACTCAAGGACTATCTGCTAATATAATTACTAGTATTTTAGTGATTTTGGCAAGTATTTATAATCTCCCTATATCTACAACTCAAGTCAGTGTGGATTCTATTTTTGGTGTAGGCATAGTTGGAGGCAAAGCTAATAATTTAGTTTTTGCTCAAATTCTGTTAGCTTGGATTTTTACCCTTCCCGTTGCCACTATTATTGGTGGTATAACTTTTAGACTATTACAAGGATAG
- a CDS encoding Mo-dependent nitrogenase C-terminal domain-containing protein, translating into MTSVVESPHSSEQIAAWLRGLLTIAWADGNFDEQEKASIIALTKDKLAPGVELDSLEIITPEELAAVLGKNTPIAENFLRTAVIVAIADGTYSPQEDELLHQLCQALGEPEDILAALRETLTVKEQVNSSALIPPPPLTQPHDVLDPLRDWLDRLDIQDPRVARFLCKMIPSQCPFERDVVLFGRKIVHIPPLCKINPLYEQLVSLRFRALSYLADDCKEDISEYI; encoded by the coding sequence ATGACAAGTGTAGTTGAATCTCCCCACAGTAGCGAACAAATTGCCGCTTGGTTGCGGGGGCTACTAACCATAGCTTGGGCTGATGGTAACTTTGATGAACAAGAAAAAGCATCGATAATCGCTCTTACCAAAGATAAATTAGCCCCTGGCGTTGAATTAGATTCACTAGAAATAATTACACCAGAAGAACTAGCTGCTGTTTTAGGCAAAAATACACCAATTGCAGAGAACTTTTTACGTACAGCAGTAATAGTAGCGATCGCAGATGGTACATATTCACCTCAAGAAGATGAACTATTGCACCAGTTATGTCAAGCACTAGGCGAACCAGAAGACATACTAGCAGCCCTACGTGAAACTTTAACGGTTAAAGAACAAGTAAACTCTTCTGCCTTAATCCCACCCCCACCACTTACCCAACCCCATGACGTATTAGATCCCCTCCGTGACTGGCTAGATAGGTTAGACATTCAAGACCCCAGAGTTGCTAGGTTTTTGTGTAAGATGATTCCCTCCCAGTGTCCTTTTGAAAGAGATGTAGTCTTATTTGGGCGTAAAATAGTTCATATTCCGCCATTGTGTAAAATTAATCCCCTTTATGAACAGCTTGTAAGTTTACGCTTCCGCGCGCTCTCTTATTTGGCTGATGATTGTAAAGAAGATATTTCGGAGTATATTTAG
- the ilvD gene encoding dihydroxy-acid dehydratase → MAEKTTSENFRSQVVTQGVQRSPNRAMLRAVGFQDEDFNKPIVGISNAYSTITPCNMGINKLAQRAEAGIKLAGAMPQIFGTITISDGISMGTEGMKYSLVSREVIADSIETVCNGQTMDGVIAIGGCDKNMPGAMIAIARMNIPAIFVYGGTIKPGHYKGKELTVVSSFEAVGEYSAGKINEDELLAVESQACPGAGSCGGMYTANTMSSAFEAMGMSLPYSSTMAAEDDEKADSTEESAKVLVEAIRHQLLPRQIITRKSIENAISVIMAVGGSTNAVLHFLAIARAAGVELNLDDFETIRGRVPVICDLKPSGRYVATDLHKAGGIPQVMKMLLVHGLLHGDCITITGKTIAEVLADIPEEPSPNQDVIRPWNNPMYAQGHLAILKGNLATEGAVAKITGVKKPVITGPAKVFESEESCLDAILAGKIKAGDVIVIRYEGPKGGPGMREMLAPTSAIIGAGLGDAVGLITDGRFSGGTYGMVVGHVAPEAAVGGNIALVEEGDSITIDADARLLQLNISEEELASRRAKWQPRPPRYTKGILAKYAKLVASSSVGAVTDLDLFN, encoded by the coding sequence ATGGCTGAAAAAACAACGTCAGAAAATTTCCGCAGTCAAGTTGTCACCCAAGGGGTACAGCGATCGCCAAATCGCGCTATGTTACGAGCAGTAGGTTTTCAAGATGAAGACTTTAACAAGCCAATTGTCGGTATATCGAATGCCTACAGCACAATTACCCCTTGTAACATGGGAATTAATAAGCTGGCGCAAAGAGCAGAAGCAGGTATAAAACTAGCAGGAGCAATGCCGCAAATATTCGGCACAATTACCATTAGCGATGGCATTTCTATGGGTACAGAAGGAATGAAATATTCCCTCGTCTCAAGAGAAGTGATTGCAGACTCCATTGAAACTGTCTGTAATGGGCAAACAATGGATGGGGTAATTGCCATCGGTGGCTGTGATAAAAATATGCCAGGGGCAATGATTGCAATCGCGCGGATGAATATCCCTGCTATCTTTGTTTACGGTGGTACAATCAAACCTGGACATTACAAAGGCAAAGAGTTGACCGTTGTTAGTTCCTTTGAGGCTGTGGGTGAATACAGCGCCGGAAAAATCAATGAAGATGAACTACTAGCAGTTGAAAGCCAAGCTTGTCCGGGTGCTGGTTCCTGTGGTGGGATGTACACAGCCAACACCATGTCTAGTGCCTTTGAAGCGATGGGAATGAGTTTGCCCTATTCTTCCACAATGGCAGCAGAAGATGATGAGAAGGCTGATAGTACCGAAGAATCAGCCAAAGTATTAGTAGAAGCAATTCGCCATCAACTATTACCCAGACAAATTATCACCCGCAAATCCATAGAAAATGCTATCTCTGTAATTATGGCAGTGGGTGGTTCGACTAACGCCGTGTTACATTTTCTGGCGATCGCTCGTGCTGCTGGTGTAGAACTAAATCTAGATGATTTTGAAACTATTCGTGGTCGTGTACCTGTTATATGTGACTTGAAACCTAGTGGTAGATATGTCGCCACAGACTTGCACAAAGCCGGGGGTATTCCCCAAGTGATGAAGATGTTGTTGGTACATGGTTTACTCCACGGTGATTGTATAACTATCACAGGTAAAACTATTGCTGAAGTTTTAGCTGATATCCCTGAGGAACCATCCCCCAACCAAGATGTCATTCGTCCTTGGAATAACCCTATGTATGCTCAAGGTCACTTGGCGATACTTAAGGGTAATTTAGCTACTGAGGGTGCTGTTGCCAAAATTACTGGTGTGAAAAAGCCTGTAATTACTGGGCCAGCCAAAGTATTTGAATCAGAAGAATCATGCTTGGATGCCATCTTGGCGGGTAAGATTAAGGCTGGTGATGTGATTGTCATCCGCTACGAAGGCCCTAAAGGCGGCCCTGGTATGCGGGAAATGTTAGCCCCGACTTCAGCAATTATTGGTGCGGGTTTAGGGGATGCAGTCGGGTTAATTACTGATGGACGCTTCTCTGGTGGTACTTACGGAATGGTAGTAGGACACGTTGCGCCGGAAGCGGCTGTTGGGGGTAATATTGCCCTAGTAGAGGAAGGCGATAGTATCACTATTGATGCTGATGCTCGTTTGCTACAGTTAAACATCAGCGAGGAAGAATTAGCCAGTCGTCGTGCTAAATGGCAACCCCGTCCACCTCGTTATACAAAAGGCATTCTGGCTAAATATGCCAAATTGGTTGCCTCTAGTAGTGTTGGTGCTGTTACTGATTTGGATTTGTTTAATTAG
- the arsM gene encoding arsenosugar biosynthesis arsenite methyltransferase ArsM encodes MTYLETAAQFYSEVAQTPEVGLCCVQSTPLQLPGLKIPLPMQEMNYGCGTTVHPTELAKEPTVLYVGVGGGLEALQFAYFSRRPSAVIAVEPVAAMREAAARNLEMAVAENPWFEASFVEIREGDAFNLPVADASVDIVAQNCLFNIFEPEDLTRALKEAYRVLKPGGRLQMSDPIATRPIPAHLQQDERLRAMCLSGALTYEEYTNRIIAAGFGQIEIRARRPYRLLDTQTYNLDTHLLLESLDSVSFKVAIPEDGACIFTGKTAIYAGSESFFDDAAGHILQRGIPATVCDKTAAKLAVIKPTEIIITDSTWHYSGGGCC; translated from the coding sequence ATGACCTATTTAGAAACAGCCGCACAATTTTACAGCGAAGTTGCCCAAACACCAGAGGTGGGGCTGTGTTGTGTTCAAAGTACCCCTTTGCAACTGCCAGGGCTAAAAATTCCTCTGCCTATGCAGGAAATGAACTACGGTTGTGGAACTACAGTTCATCCTACGGAACTTGCAAAGGAACCCACAGTTTTATATGTTGGTGTGGGTGGTGGCTTGGAAGCCTTACAATTTGCTTATTTCTCTCGCCGTCCTAGTGCTGTAATTGCCGTTGAACCCGTGGCCGCGATGCGAGAAGCAGCTGCACGTAACTTAGAAATGGCGGTGGCGGAAAATCCTTGGTTTGAAGCTAGTTTCGTGGAGATACGCGAAGGCGATGCTTTTAATCTACCTGTAGCTGATGCCTCAGTTGATATTGTTGCACAAAATTGTTTGTTTAACATCTTTGAGCCGGAAGATTTAACCCGTGCATTAAAAGAAGCATATCGGGTATTAAAGCCTGGTGGACGTTTGCAAATGAGCGATCCTATTGCAACTCGTCCCATCCCTGCACATTTGCAACAAGATGAACGGTTACGCGCTATGTGCCTATCAGGCGCACTTACCTACGAAGAATATACTAACCGCATAATTGCTGCTGGTTTTGGTCAAATTGAAATTCGCGCCCGTCGTCCCTATCGCTTACTTGATACCCAAACTTATAATTTAGACACACATCTACTTTTAGAAAGTCTTGATTCTGTATCATTCAAAGTGGCTATTCCCGAAGATGGCGCTTGTATTTTTACCGGAAAAACAGCAATTTATGCTGGTTCCGAGTCATTTTTTGATGATGCGGCTGGGCATATCCTACAACGTGGCATTCCGGCAACCGTATGTGATAAGACTGCTGCTAAACTAGCAGTTATAAAGCCAACAGAAATAATAATTACTGATTCAACTTGGCATTATAGCGGTGGTGGTTGCTGTTAA
- a CDS encoding aldo/keto reductase, with translation MDISRRELLRVVSASGLGAAGVFASQGLAKQVLAQNQPTPNQTKKGEMLYRQLGRTGEQVSVIGLGGHHIGRPKDEQEGISLIRTALDRGINFMDNSWDYHNGGSEIRMGKALRDGYRQKAFLMTKIDGRTKVAAAKQIDESLKRLQTDRIDLLQHHEVIRMEDPDRIFAPGGAMEAVIEAQKAGKIRYIGFTGHKDPLVHLRMLEVANQNNFRFDAVQMPLNVMDAHFRSFEKQVLPILVKQGIAVLGMKSMGDQNILKSNVVKPIECLHYAMNLPTSTVITGIESMPILNQAFEAVRTFKPMSQEQVRALLNRTRQAALKGQYELFKTTSQFDSTAKNPEWLG, from the coding sequence GTGGATATTAGCAGACGAGAGTTATTAAGAGTAGTTTCCGCTTCTGGTTTAGGTGCAGCTGGTGTGTTTGCTTCTCAAGGTTTAGCTAAACAAGTGCTAGCGCAAAATCAACCTACCCCCAACCAGACCAAAAAAGGGGAAATGCTCTACAGACAACTAGGACGCACTGGGGAACAAGTATCTGTAATTGGTCTAGGCGGTCATCATATTGGTAGACCAAAAGATGAGCAAGAGGGTATTAGCCTGATTCGTACAGCTCTCGATCGCGGCATTAATTTCATGGATAATAGCTGGGACTACCATAATGGGGGTAGTGAAATTCGCATGGGTAAAGCCCTGCGTGATGGTTATCGCCAAAAAGCTTTTCTGATGACCAAAATCGATGGTCGCACAAAAGTGGCGGCTGCAAAACAAATTGATGAATCTCTCAAACGTTTGCAAACAGACCGTATTGATTTGTTACAGCACCATGAAGTTATTCGCATGGAAGACCCAGACCGCATTTTTGCCCCTGGGGGTGCAATGGAAGCAGTAATCGAAGCGCAAAAGGCTGGTAAGATTCGCTATATAGGGTTTACTGGGCATAAAGACCCCCTCGTACATCTAAGAATGTTGGAAGTTGCTAATCAAAATAACTTCCGTTTTGATGCAGTCCAAATGCCTTTAAATGTCATGGATGCTCATTTCCGTAGTTTTGAAAAGCAAGTTTTACCCATACTGGTGAAGCAAGGAATTGCTGTATTGGGAATGAAATCAATGGGCGACCAAAACATTCTTAAAAGCAATGTGGTTAAACCTATTGAATGTTTGCATTATGCAATGAATCTGCCAACTTCCACGGTAATTACAGGTATTGAAAGTATGCCTATTTTAAATCAGGCATTTGAGGCAGTACGCACGTTTAAACCAATGAGTCAGGAACAAGTCAGAGCCTTACTAAATCGAACTCGCCAAGCGGCGCTTAAAGGTCAGTATGAATTGTTTAAAACTACTAGTCAATTTGACAGTACAGCCAAAAATCCTGAGTGGTTGGGGTAA
- the arsS gene encoding arsenosugar biosynthesis radical SAM (seleno)protein ArsS (Some members of this family are selenoproteins.): protein MTITINTKVTNFKSKLDTPLTKQEINVLQINLGKRCNLACTHCHVEAGPKRTEELSPETCQQLIELIDRFPQIQTVDLTGGAPEMNYGFKPLVEAARQHDKQVIVRSNLTIYFVDGFGDLPEYFANHKVRIIASLPCYLADNVDKMRGTGVFDDSIKALQLLNQVGYGRNQNLILDLVYNPQLPTSEKFSLTPDQVKLEKDYKKFLQEKFDVIFNNLFTITNLPVGRTKLHLERKKLHTSYLQFLESHFNPQTVTNLMCRNQLSVDYLGNIYDCDFNQMMNLPAKTGSGDSLTVAKLLEFGSLDVIDEIQTANYCYGCTAGCGSSCGGTLV from the coding sequence ATGACAATCACCATTAATACAAAAGTTACAAATTTCAAATCTAAACTAGATACTCCTTTAACTAAACAAGAAATTAATGTTTTACAAATTAATTTAGGTAAACGTTGTAATCTTGCTTGCACCCACTGTCATGTCGAAGCTGGGCCAAAACGCACCGAAGAATTATCGCCAGAGACATGTCAACAGTTAATCGAGTTAATTGATAGATTTCCCCAAATCCAAACTGTTGACTTGACAGGCGGCGCACCAGAGATGAACTATGGATTTAAGCCATTAGTAGAAGCTGCACGCCAACATGATAAGCAAGTAATTGTCCGCTCGAATTTAACTATTTATTTTGTTGATGGGTTTGGTGATTTACCTGAATATTTTGCAAATCATAAAGTGAGGATTATTGCTTCTCTGCCTTGTTATCTAGCAGACAACGTTGATAAAATGCGAGGTACAGGTGTATTTGATGATTCCATTAAAGCCTTACAATTGCTCAATCAAGTTGGTTATGGGCGTAATCAAAATTTAATTTTAGACTTAGTTTATAATCCCCAATTACCCACAAGTGAAAAATTTTCTTTAACGCCTGATCAAGTGAAATTGGAAAAAGACTACAAGAAATTTTTACAAGAAAAATTTGATGTTATCTTCAACAATCTTTTTACTATTACTAATTTACCAGTTGGGAGAACGAAACTTCACTTAGAACGCAAAAAACTGCATACAAGTTATTTACAGTTTTTAGAATCACATTTCAACCCCCAAACAGTAACAAATTTAATGTGTCGCAATCAATTGTCTGTGGATTATTTGGGCAATATATACGATTGTGACTTTAATCAGATGATGAATTTACCAGCAAAAACTGGTAGTGGTGATAGTTTGACTGTGGCAAAGTTACTCGAATTTGGCAGTTTAGATGTAATTGATGAAATTCAAACTGCTAATTATTGCTACGGCTGTACGGCTGGTTGTGGTTCTAGCTGTGGTGGTACTTTAGTTTGA
- a CDS encoding IS982 family transposase, giving the protein MYSLEALFCHVDDFCQAFEAQWHRKLLSHGAIKRKREKSLCLSEIMTILIAFHQNHYRDFKYFYLNQVKQYWNSAFPGLPSYQRFIEWLPSTLIPLCVYLKHCFGRCTGIGFIDSTSLKVCHNRRISRHRVFKDLASRGKTSVDWFFGFKLHLVVNEFGQLLNVALTPGNVDDRQPVHDLLSGLFGKIFADRGYVSQKLATQLLNDFGIEFFAKPRRNMKNNLMRLHDKLLSRKRSIIETINDQLKNISQIEHSRHRSPVNFCVNVLCGLIAYCHQPKKPSLHLDWVLPSYL; this is encoded by the coding sequence ATGTATAGTTTAGAAGCTTTGTTCTGTCATGTAGATGATTTCTGCCAAGCGTTTGAAGCGCAATGGCACAGAAAGCTATTGAGTCATGGAGCAATCAAACGCAAGAGAGAAAAAAGCCTATGCTTGAGTGAAATCATGACAATTCTCATCGCTTTTCATCAAAATCACTATCGGGATTTCAAGTACTTTTATTTAAACCAAGTCAAACAATACTGGAATAGTGCATTTCCAGGATTGCCCAGTTATCAAAGATTTATTGAATGGCTACCATCCACCTTGATACCGTTATGCGTTTATTTGAAGCATTGTTTTGGTAGGTGTACGGGTATCGGTTTTATTGATTCTACTAGCTTGAAAGTCTGCCATAATCGTCGGATTTCCAGGCATCGGGTATTTAAAGACTTAGCCAGTCGTGGTAAGACTTCTGTCGATTGGTTTTTTGGTTTTAAGTTGCATCTTGTCGTCAACGAGTTTGGTCAACTATTAAATGTGGCTTTGACTCCCGGTAATGTTGACGACCGCCAACCTGTACATGATTTACTTAGTGGTCTGTTTGGTAAAATCTTTGCCGATAGAGGTTATGTGTCCCAAAAACTGGCAACTCAACTTTTAAATGACTTCGGCATTGAATTTTTTGCCAAGCCTCGTCGCAATATGAAGAATAACTTGATGCGTCTTCATGACAAGCTTTTGTCTCGTAAACGCTCCATTATTGAGACTATTAACGACCAACTCAAAAACATTTCTCAAATTGAGCATTCTCGACACCGTAGTCCCGTTAATTTTTGCGTCAACGTTTTGTGCGGATTAATTGCTTATTGTCATCAACCTAAGAAGCCTAGCCTACATCTGGACTGGGTTTTACCTTCTTATCTTTAA
- a CDS encoding LysR family transcriptional regulator: protein MELRHLRYFIAVAEELHFSKAAERLHIAQPPLSQQIQQLEAEIGVQLFHRKTKRQVQLTEAGKVFLQEAYQLLVQLETAVALTQRIGRGQTGQLKIGFTSLVIYDLLPVILRQFREQFPQIELVLRELTTSQQEQALRDSQIHVGFAHPPLEDDTISYQCIHTQTLVVALPSNHLLAQTEYISVQNLLDEPLIMFPRYLAPGLYDRIMSLFHQGNISPNITQEAIQMQTIIGLVSAGIGVAITPSSLQNLQRSGVIYRPLVEQVPVIETAVIWQQNNLTSLVENFLQFIQRLI, encoded by the coding sequence ATGGAATTACGACACCTACGCTACTTTATTGCTGTAGCTGAGGAACTACATTTCAGTAAAGCCGCCGAAAGACTGCACATAGCGCAACCCCCTTTGAGCCAACAAATTCAGCAACTAGAAGCAGAAATAGGAGTACAGCTTTTTCACCGCAAAACTAAACGCCAAGTACAACTAACAGAAGCTGGTAAGGTATTTTTACAAGAGGCTTATCAACTACTAGTACAACTAGAAACAGCAGTTGCCTTAACTCAAAGGATTGGTAGAGGTCAAACGGGTCAACTGAAAATAGGATTTACTAGTTTGGTAATCTACGATTTATTACCCGTAATTTTGCGGCAATTTCGTGAGCAATTTCCTCAAATAGAATTAGTTTTACGGGAGTTAACTACAAGCCAACAGGAGCAAGCACTTAGAGATTCCCAAATTCATGTGGGTTTTGCTCACCCACCTTTAGAAGATGACACAATCTCTTATCAATGTATTCATACACAAACCTTAGTTGTGGCGTTACCGTCAAATCATTTATTAGCACAAACAGAATATATCTCAGTACAAAATCTCCTAGATGAACCTTTGATCATGTTTCCTCGTTATCTAGCACCTGGACTCTACGACCGCATTATGAGTCTTTTTCATCAAGGAAATATTTCGCCTAACATTACTCAGGAGGCAATTCAAATGCAAACAATTATTGGACTAGTATCGGCTGGAATAGGTGTGGCAATTACACCATCTTCTCTACAGAATCTGCAAAGGTCTGGTGTTATTTATCGTCCTCTAGTAGAACAAGTACCCGTAATAGAAACTGCTGTCATCTGGCAGCAAAATAATTTAACGTCCCTTGTAGAGAATTTTTTACAATTTATTCAAAGGCTTATCTAG